Below is a genomic region from Caulobacter rhizosphaerae.
GCGAGGGCGGCGCGCGCAAGAACAACGTCAACGACGGCTATCGCCGCGGCGGCCGGGTGTCGCTGCTGTTCAAGCCGACCGAAGACATCACCATCACCCCACGCCTGGTCTACCAGAAGATCCACGCCGGCGGCTTCAACCGCCAGGAGGCGTTCAACCTGTTCGCCAACCCGTTCACCACCACCCGTCCGGCGATCACCCTGGGCGAGCGCGAGCAGTACCTGCTGCTGGACGAGAGCTTCGGCGACAAGACTTTCCTGGGCGACCTGACCGCCTCGTTCGGCTTCAACGGGCTGAAGCTGACCTCGGTGACCAGCTATATCGACCGCAAGATCGCCGTGAACCGCGACGCCAGCGCCCTGAGCGGCAGCGTGTCGGTGGACCTGGGCTTCCCGGCGGCGGCGGTCACCCTGCCGTCCAAGCTGGTCGACACCACCGACCTGGAGCAGTTCACCCAGGAAGCGCGCCTCGGCTCCGACGGCGACGGCCCGTTCCAGTGGCTGGTCGGGGCGTTCTACTCGAAGGTCGACCGGGTCTATAACCAACGCCTGCCCACGCCCGGCTACGACGCCTATACCGACGCCACCCTGGGGGCGGGCACCTCGGCCGCGGTGGCCAACGGCTTCCCGGCCAACTCGCCCTACAACGCCTCGCTGCCCTACAAGATCAAGCAGAAGGCGGTGTTCGGCGAGGCCAGCTACGAGATTCAGAAGCTGACGATCACCGCCGGCGGCCGCTACTACGATTTCAGCGAGAACCGCCGCTTCACCTCCGGCGGCCTGTTCGCCAACGGCGACGACCAGGTGGACAAGACGTCGTCCGACGGCTTCACCCCGCGGCTGCTGCTCAGCTACAAGGCCAATCCAGGCCTGACCTTCAACGCACAGGCGTCCAAGGGCTTCCGGCTGGGCGGGGTCAACGACCCGCTGAACCTGCCGCTGTGCACCCCGGCCGACGCGGCGATCTTCGGCGGCTTCCAGGCCTACGACGACGAGACGCTGTGGAACTACGAGGGCGGGGTCAAGACCCGGATGGGCGGCGTCACCTTCAACGGGGCGGTGTTCTATACCGACATTAAGAACCTGCAGACCACGCTGGACGCCGGCTCGTGCTCGTCGCGCGTGGTGTTCAACGTGCCCAAGGCCCACACCAAGGGGATCGAGGGCGAGCTGTCGGCCCGCCTGGCGCCGGGCTTCGACCTCAAGGTTTCGGGCAGCCTGCTGGAGGCCGAGTTTGATTCCACGGTGCGCGACGGCACGGGCGCGGTGATCGGCGGCATCCGCGAAGGCAACCGCTTGCCGTCAGTGCCCAAATTCCAGATCTCGGTCAGCGCCACCTATACGCGGACCCTGACCGAGACGATGGACGGCTATGTCACCGCCTCGTTCCAGCACGTGGGCAATCGCTACACCCAGGCCAGCGACCAGGAGAACAATCCACGCTCGTTCGTCTCGGGCCTGCCGTTCGGCGGAGCCTCCGGCAATGACGCCACGGTGCTGAACCTGCAGTTGCCCAGCTACGACATCATCAATCTCAGCGCCG
It encodes:
- a CDS encoding TonB-dependent receptor, with the translated sequence MRLETHRRGARRALLAATSLAALVVPPAVASAQDRTDVVEEIIVTATKRDATILDVPFSINAQSQADIQKSGAVTLEDLSRNVAGLTIQNLGPGQSQVSVRGVSAGQVVRDQPGVKEQVGVYLDESVISLSLFTPDIDLFDLNRVETLRGPQGTLFGSGSVGGTIRYITNQPKLGAYEGTVEANFNTLKGGDVGGYVKGAVNLPLSDKAALRVVGYDTEYGGFVDALGEGGARKNNVNDGYRRGGRVSLLFKPTEDITITPRLVYQKIHAGGFNRQEAFNLFANPFTTTRPAITLGEREQYLLLDESFGDKTFLGDLTASFGFNGLKLTSVTSYIDRKIAVNRDASALSGSVSVDLGFPAAAVTLPSKLVDTTDLEQFTQEARLGSDGDGPFQWLVGAFYSKVDRVYNQRLPTPGYDAYTDATLGAGTSAAVANGFPANSPYNASLPYKIKQKAVFGEASYEIQKLTITAGGRYYDFSENRRFTSGGLFANGDDQVDKTSSDGFTPRLLLSYKANPGLTFNAQASKGFRLGGVNDPLNLPLCTPADAAIFGGFQAYDDETLWNYEGGVKTRMGGVTFNGAVFYTDIKNLQTTLDAGSCSSRVVFNVPKAHTKGIEGELSARLAPGFDLKVSGSLLEAEFDSTVRDGTGAVIGGIREGNRLPSVPKFQISVSATYTRTLTETMDGYVTASFQHVGNRYTQASDQENNPRSFVSGLPFGGASGNDATVLNLQLPSYDIINLSAGVQMDDGLDIIAYVNNVSDENALLSFDRERGGRARLGYSIGQPRTAGLTIRKSF